A region of Rhodamnia argentea isolate NSW1041297 chromosome 9, ASM2092103v1, whole genome shotgun sequence DNA encodes the following proteins:
- the LOC115737023 gene encoding GATA transcription factor 26-like has protein sequence MGKQGPCYHCGVTSTPLWRNGPPEKPVLCNACGSRWRTKGTLANYTPLHARAEPGDYEDHRFGRGKNITININKNKEVKVPKRKQNIDDVVFGGIASDYNQGYQKFIDEDTSNRSSSGSAISNSDAQFGSADASDLTGPSQSVVWESMVPSRKRTCVNRLKPSPVEKLTRDLHTILHEQQSSCLSGSSEEDLLLESEMPMGSVEIGHGTVLIRHPSAIARDEESEASSLSVDRKHHKTSEAYSHPVSIPLYNNARMVSFPSAKPGMEKSKSSSGQGMRVEHLRRDISQHEKLQGLGNYNSPLSYIDLKEVLNFEEFARHLNDDERRQLLKYLPSVDTSQLPDSLEHLFDSPIFKENLSSFQKLLSEGVFDGSFLGVKAKDYKTLRRLALSSLLRCKWVECHQQLQDCKDTSGESSVGRSHAAFARNLMSSKRVRDIQSQNFPEANMMMKSPKRAAWKGGCENKDLLESDGSCFSPRSLFALPPDNSTLMLDSFPVIDESNDQDLLVDVPSNGSFAQAELLHPALSFGSQQASTSSSSGYPNALRP, from the exons atggGCAAGCAAGGGCCTTGCTACCATTGTGGAGTTACCA GCACCCCTCTTTGGCGCAATGGCCCTCCTGAGAAGCCAGTGCTGTGCAATGCATGTGGGTCTCGATGGAGGACAAAGGGAACACTGGCTAACTATACCCCTTTGCATGCACGGGCAGAACCTGGCGATTATGAGGATCATAGATTTGGCAGAGGGAAAAACATAACCATAAACATAAACAAGAACAAGGAAGTAAAAGTTCCCAAGAGAAAGCAGAATATAGACGATGTGGTTTTTGGAGGGATTGCGTCTGATTACAATCAAGGCTACCAGAAGTTTATAGATGAAGATACAAGTAATAGATCCAGCTCTGGCTCAGCTATATCCAACTCTGATGCACAGTTTGGCAGTGCAGATGCTAGTGATTTGACAG GTCCATCTCAATCAGTTGTGTGGGAATCAATGGTGCCTTCCCGGAAGAGGACGTGCGTGAATCGTCTGAAACCTTCTCCAGTCGAGAAACTTACAAGGGACTTGCACACAATATTGCATGAACAACAATCTTCATGCTTATCTGGTTCCTCAGAAGAGGATTTGCTTTTAGAGAGTGAAATGCCAATGGGCTCTGTTGAGATAGGACATGGAACTGTTCTCATCAGACATCCAAGTGCAATAGCTCGAGATGAGGAGTCTGAAGCAAGCTCTCTCTCAGTTGATCGCAAGCATCATAAGACAAGTGAGGCCTATTCTCATCCTGTGTCTATCCCTCTATATAACAATGCAAGAATGGTGAGTTTTCCAAGTGCAAAACCTGGAATGGAGAAGAGCAAAAGCTCTAGTGGACAAGGAATGAGAGTAGAACATCTTAGAAG GGACATATCTCAGCACGAGAAACTGCAGGGTCTCGGGAATTATAATTCGCCACTAAGTTACATAGATTTGAAA GAAGTGCTAAATTTTGAGGAGTTCGCAAGACACTTGAACGATGATGAGCGACGACAACTTCTAAAGTACTTACCTTCTGTCGATACCAGCCAACTCCCTGACAG CCTTGAGCACTTGTTTGATAGTCCTATCTTCAAGGAGAACTTATCTTCCTTCCAGAAGCTTCTCTCTGAAGGAGTCTTTGATGGCTCCTTTCTGGGGGTAAAAGCCAAAGACTACAAGACTCTGAGAAGGCTTGCACTTTCTAGTTTGCTGAGATGCAAATGGGTGGAGTGCCACCAGCAGCTCCAG GATTGTAAAGATACATCTGGAGAGTCCAGTGTTGGCAGATCTCACGCTGCTTTTGCTAGAAACTTAATGAGCAGCAAGAGAGTACGTGACATCCAAAGTCAGAACTTCCCAG AAGCAAATATGATGATGAAGAGTCCAAAAAGGGCGGCTTGGAAGGGTGGCTGTGAAAACAAGGACCTCTTGGAAAGTGATGGCTCTTGCTTCAGTCCAAGAAGCCTCTTTGCCTTGCCTCCTGATAATAGCACTCTAATGCTGGATTCTTTCCCAGTCATAGATGAAAGTAACGATCAGGATCTTCTGGTTGATGTGCCATCTAATGGCTCCTTTGCTCAAGCAGAGCTCCTTCACCCGGCACTGAGTTTTGGCTCCCAACAGGCAAGTACTAGTAGTAGTTCAGGATACCCGAATGCTCTTCGTCCCTGA